One genomic window of Halobellus limi includes the following:
- a CDS encoding mannose-1-phosphate guanylyltransferase, whose translation MSGTEPDDVADAGAADARPDDRSSTTPDVPLPVVAVVLAGGTGSRLYPASRSHRPKQFLPLAGESGESLLERTVSRARDAADEVVVVTRESYADGVAARVPDADVLVEPAGRDTGPALLYATHRIARGYDDCVVLALPSDHLVGEGFAAAVRRGAAVAAAEDRLVTFGVEPTRPETGYGYIEPAGSAYDGPAGPAPDGPAGSAPDGPAGSAPDADWRPVESFHEKPDAETARRYVEAGHYWNAGLFAWRPEVFVDAAASSPLAPLLEALDESAEPPTAGGPGATAAFESVEPVSVDNAVFERAEDVAVVPVSFPWDDVGSWDALERVLDADGDGNVTAGDVALRTLDAADNVVAADDRHVSLVGVSDLAVVAWDDRVLVVPKERAQDVKSLVRSLEERGEF comes from the coding sequence ATGTCCGGGACCGAACCCGACGACGTCGCGGACGCCGGTGCCGCCGACGCCCGTCCCGACGACCGCTCGTCGACGACGCCCGACGTCCCGCTCCCGGTCGTCGCCGTCGTTCTCGCCGGCGGGACCGGCTCCCGGCTCTACCCGGCGAGCCGATCGCACCGGCCGAAGCAGTTCCTCCCGCTGGCCGGCGAGAGCGGGGAATCGCTCCTCGAACGGACCGTCTCGCGCGCCCGCGACGCCGCTGACGAGGTCGTCGTCGTCACCCGCGAGTCGTACGCCGACGGCGTCGCAGCGCGCGTCCCAGACGCCGACGTGCTCGTCGAACCCGCCGGCCGCGACACCGGGCCGGCACTGCTGTATGCGACTCACAGAATCGCGCGCGGGTACGACGACTGCGTCGTCCTCGCGCTCCCGAGCGACCACCTCGTCGGCGAGGGCTTCGCGGCCGCCGTCCGCCGGGGCGCTGCGGTTGCGGCAGCCGAGGACCGGCTCGTCACCTTCGGCGTCGAGCCGACCCGCCCGGAGACGGGCTACGGGTACATCGAACCGGCGGGGTCTGCGTACGACGGCCCAGCGGGACCTGCGCCCGACGGCCCAGCGGGATCCGCGCCCGACGGCCCAGCGGGATCCGCGCCCGACGCCGACTGGCGACCGGTCGAGTCGTTCCACGAGAAACCGGACGCCGAGACCGCCAGGCGGTACGTCGAGGCCGGTCACTACTGGAACGCGGGCCTGTTCGCGTGGCGGCCGGAGGTCTTCGTCGACGCCGCGGCGTCGTCGCCGCTGGCCCCGCTGCTCGAGGCGCTTGATGAGTCGGCGGAGCCGCCGACCGCGGGAGGTCCGGGCGCGACCGCGGCGTTCGAGTCGGTCGAGCCGGTGAGCGTCGACAACGCGGTCTTCGAGCGGGCCGAGGACGTCGCCGTCGTGCCCGTCTCGTTTCCGTGGGACGACGTCGGCTCCTGGGACGCGCTGGAACGCGTCCTCGACGCCGACGGGGACGGAAACGTGACCGCCGGCGACGTCGCGCTCCGGACGCTCGACGCCGCCGACAACGTCGTCGCCGCGGACGACCGACACGTCTCGCTGGTCGGCGTCTCCGACCTCGCGGTCGTGGCGTGGGACGACCGCGTGCTGGTCGTGCCGAAGGAACGTGCTCAGGACGTCAAGTCGCTCGTGCGCTCGCTGGAGGAACGAGGGGAGTTCTGA
- a CDS encoding DUF7091 family protein: MEDRLERLVRQKFREAGRQYARARDAYRDGRDESTGPGSDAVPDSLPRDGEGRLRIVCRRHAERRAVAVDGEGHPACFEGDHPDCEGCVEDVGDGIVETW; this comes from the coding sequence ATGGAAGACCGTCTCGAACGTCTCGTCAGACAGAAATTCCGCGAGGCGGGGCGACAGTACGCCCGCGCACGCGACGCCTACCGCGACGGCCGCGACGAGAGCACCGGCCCCGGAAGCGACGCCGTTCCGGACTCGCTCCCGCGGGACGGCGAGGGACGCCTCCGGATCGTCTGCCGCCGCCACGCCGAGCGACGGGCCGTCGCCGTGGACGGCGAGGGCCATCCGGCCTGTTTCGAGGGGGACCACCCCGACTGCGAGGGCTGCGTCGAGGACGTCGGAGACGGCATCGTGGAGACGTGGTGA